From Funiculus sociatus GB2-C1, the proteins below share one genomic window:
- the pnuC gene encoding nicotinamide riboside transporter PnuC, producing MLELFSVNNIAFTILGYPMSYIEFIGTILYLWSVWLIARKQMLTWPVGIVSVLLYMALFYQIRLYSDTLEQVYYLGASVYGWWRWSASRRGTGKAGDFRYSSRRSLILVLAVTIAVSFVIGAFMSRVHILFPTLFSEKASFPYLDALTTIASFTAMWLLAQKRIESWYYWIAVDVIGIGLYYVKGVRFIALLYVILFFMAINGLISWNKTCKTSEDMAC from the coding sequence ATGCTTGAATTGTTCAGTGTAAACAACATTGCCTTTACGATCCTTGGATATCCTATGAGCTACATAGAATTCATAGGAACGATACTCTATTTGTGGTCGGTGTGGCTCATCGCCAGAAAGCAAATGCTAACCTGGCCAGTTGGTATTGTAAGTGTACTGCTGTATATGGCGCTTTTTTACCAGATACGCTTGTACTCAGATACCCTCGAACAGGTCTACTATTTGGGAGCAAGCGTGTATGGTTGGTGGCGGTGGAGTGCATCTCGTCGAGGTACAGGCAAAGCCGGAGATTTCAGATACAGTTCGCGGCGAAGTTTAATCTTGGTTTTGGCTGTTACAATTGCCGTTTCTTTTGTTATTGGGGCTTTTATGAGCCGTGTCCATATACTGTTTCCTACCCTGTTTTCTGAGAAAGCTTCTTTCCCCTATTTGGATGCCCTGACGACGATTGCAAGTTTCACAGCGATGTGGCTATTGGCTCAAAAGCGAATCGAAAGCTGGTATTACTGGATTGCGGTTGATGTAATAGGAATTGGGTTGTACTACGTGAAAGGAGTCCGGTTTATTGCTTTGCTTTATGTGATTCTTTTTTTTATGGCAATAAACGGCTTAATCTCGTGGAATAAGACTTGCAAAACCTCAGAAGATATGGCTTGTTAA
- a CDS encoding AAA family ATPase has protein sequence MASQRGLTLGKFAPFHKGHQFLIETALSQMNEVIVILYEARETTSVPLNIRAAWVRKLYPQVQVIEAWDGPTEVGDTPEIKKKHENYILNRLKLQGITHFYSSEFYGEHMSLALGAVNRIVDYDRQTVPISGTQIRKDTFAYREYLHPWVYRDLITNVVFLGAPSTGKTTLASRLAQEYDTVWMPEYGREYWEKHQVDRRLSLEQLVEIASGHLNREEALLYQANRYLFTDTNAITTYMFSLYYHNTVAPRLAELANRAASRYDLVFVCDVDIPYDDTWDRSGDVNRCIFQKQIVNDLILRKIPFFLVQGELETRVQYVKRVLEKYRKYENLLDLFVERQ, from the coding sequence ATGGCTAGCCAACGTGGACTTACTCTTGGAAAATTTGCGCCGTTCCACAAAGGACACCAGTTTTTGATTGAAACGGCATTATCCCAAATGAATGAGGTGATTGTAATCCTTTACGAGGCGAGAGAAACAACGTCCGTCCCTCTGAATATTCGAGCAGCTTGGGTGAGGAAACTCTATCCCCAAGTACAAGTTATCGAGGCTTGGGATGGCCCGACTGAAGTCGGAGATACACCTGAAATCAAGAAAAAACATGAAAATTATATTCTAAATCGCTTGAAGCTACAGGGAATCACCCACTTTTATTCGAGTGAATTTTATGGAGAACATATGAGTTTAGCCCTGGGAGCGGTCAATCGAATCGTGGATTATGACCGCCAAACCGTACCCATTTCTGGCACACAAATCAGAAAAGATACCTTTGCCTATCGCGAGTATTTGCATCCTTGGGTTTATCGCGACTTGATAACGAATGTAGTTTTCCTGGGCGCTCCGTCCACGGGCAAGACAACGCTTGCATCCCGACTCGCACAGGAATACGATACGGTTTGGATGCCGGAGTATGGGCGGGAGTATTGGGAGAAGCATCAAGTTGATCGTCGGCTGTCTCTCGAACAATTAGTTGAGATTGCTTCTGGACACTTGAACCGTGAAGAAGCACTGCTATACCAGGCAAATCGGTACTTATTTACGGATACCAATGCGATTACCACCTATATGTTTTCACTGTACTATCACAACACGGTAGCACCACGACTTGCCGAATTAGCTAATCGGGCAGCTTCACGCTATGACCTTGTGTTTGTTTGTGATGTAGATATCCCCTATGACGACACTTGGGACCGTTCTGGAGATGTGAATCGATGTATCTTTCAAAAGCAAATTGTTAACGATTTAATTCTTCGCAAGATTCCCTTCTTCCTCGTACAAGGTGAGCTGGAAACAAGAGTTCAGTACGTGAAGAGAGTCTTAGAGAAGTACCGAAAGTATGAGAATTTGCTGGACTTGTTCGTCGAGCGCCAATAA